A genomic window from Xyrauchen texanus isolate HMW12.3.18 chromosome 15, RBS_HiC_50CHRs, whole genome shotgun sequence includes:
- the LOC127656226 gene encoding uncharacterized protein LOC127656226, whose protein sequence is MYIVPLQQDLDLTPLPSDATEFQKMPKAACQVCKENMPLHILALHIEDCMESAADDDDVNAYNREDIAKQYMYMDCQNEVQVLSVTNSPPVHPNKESRDCDQDRKECPICCACFPSDEIVLHASLCGESLQDTLNYSSDSCVLHEGSLSMADMSSDDDVLQWLASQVDASKDFKICITRDNLFQRGLIQWQRQKKGSPVNKLNVTFIGEAGIDTGALSKEFLTGNVYLGQPLAPNTTEIRFIGAVFFIY, encoded by the exons ATGTACATTGTTCCACTGCAGCAGGACCTTGATCTTACTCCACTGCCATCTGATGCCACTGAATTTCAAAAAATGCCTAAGGCTGCATGCCAAGTGTGCAAAGAAAACATGCCTCTGCATATCCTAGCATTGCACATCGAGGATTGTATGGAGTCTGCagcagatgatgatgatgttaatgcATATAACAGAGAAGATATTGCAAAACAATACATGTATATG GACTGTCAAAATGAGGTCCAGGTTCTTTCTGTCACAAACTCACCACCTGTTCACCCTAACAAGGAGTCCAGAGATTGTGACCAG GATAGAAAGGAATGCCCTATATGTTGTGCCTGCTTTCCATCAGATGAAATTGTTCTGCATGCAAGCCTGTGTGGTGAAAG TCTACAAGACACGTTGAACTACAGTTCAGACAGCTGTGTGCTACATGAGGGAAGCTTATCTATGGCCGACATGTCTAG tgatgatgatgtactCCAGTGGCTTGCAAGCCAAGTAGATGCAAGCAAAGATTTTAAGATCTGCATCACCCGGGACAACCTTTTCCAAAGAGGCCTAATTCAGTGGCAGAGACAGAAGAAGGGCTCACCTGTTAACAAACTCAATGTGACTTTTATTGGCGAAGCTGGAATCGACACTGGAGCATTAAGTAAAGaatttttgactggtaatgtatATTTAGGACAACCTCTGGCACCAAACACTACTGAAATCAGGTTCATAGgtgcagtattttttatttactga
- the LOC127656225 gene encoding uncharacterized protein LOC127656225 gives MPHIGYRMMKGELQAMGHRVRWDQVSASMHRVDSAGILERMARLGCVARRTYSVKGPHSLFHVDTNHKLIRYGIVIFAGIDGYSRKIMYLGSANNNKASTALGFFMSSVEKFGFPLRVRGDQGVENVGIAQCMFTVRGCGRASYMSGKSVHNQRVERLWRDVWMAVTRVYYELLHGLEEECLLDPSNSLQLFCAQYIFVPRLQMDLDTFTAGWDNHPLLNGTKPDSQSTLDHWIAPVSCGCSRESRGFARSLLGFQP, from the exons ATGCCGCATATAGGTTATAGAATGATGAAGGGTGAACTGCAAGCGATGGGACACCGTGTCAGATGGGACCAGGTTTCAGCATCCATGCACAGGGTGGATTCTGCAGGGATCTTGGAGAGAATGGCACGTTTAGGCTGTGTTGCTAGAAGAACATATTCTGTCAAGGGTCCCCACTCACTGTTCCACGTGGACACAAACCACAAACTTatcag atatggaattgttatctttGCTGGGATTGATGGGTATTCACGAAAG ATAATGTACCTGGGTTCTGCAAATAATAACAAGGCATCAACAGCACTTGGTTTCTTCATGAGCTCAGTTGAAAAGTTTGGCTTTCCATTAAG AGTTAGAGGAGACCAAGGGGTCGAAAATGTCGGCATTGCTCAATGCATGTTCACTGTTCGTGGCTGTGGCAGAGCAAGCTACATGTCGGGAAAAAGTGTGCATAATCAAAG GGTGGAGCGCTTATGGCGTGACGTGTGGATGGCAGTAACAAGGGTATATTATGAGTTACTTCATGGTCTTGAAGAGGAGTGCCTGCTTGATCCCTCCAACAGCCTTCAGCTATTCTGTGCCCAGTACATATTTGTACCACGCCTCCAAATGGACCTCGACACTTTTACAGCCGGGTGGGATAACCATCCTCTGCTGAACGGAACAAAACCTGACTCCCAATCAACTTTGGACCATTGGATTGCTCCAGTATCCTGTGGCTGCTCCAGAGAATCTAGAG GATTTGCAAGATCACTTCTTGGATTTCAACCCTGA